The segment tataagaTCACGAAAATGGCTTACCGTAGTATGAGTGTATACGTATCCGTCGGGATTAAACGAAGGGAAGATGTACCAATCGTATTTTTCGGCCAGACTTCTGACGTCCGTATTATTGCTGGTAAGCAACTGATGCAGAAGGTACATTACTGTCGCCGGCGAAATCCATTCTCTAGCATGAATTCCACCTTCGAGAAAAATTCCGGTATTGTTTGGTTTAAACGAGACTTTGACACCTTTGATCAAACGTCCCTCATATGTCTTGCCACCTTCGATTGTCTTCACTTGGGCATACTGCTTAGCCAAGTCGTCCAGGTTCTTGTAAATTTCATCAAGTGGATGATAGCTGGTGAAATCGAATGATGTCGAGCGTTTTAGAGGAGTTGTTACATCTATCAGCGCTTGAACATCTTCGATATAAATCTGATATGATATTCCGATCTGACTCATCATTTCATGGAATTCAGGCAATTTGTGTGGTGCGACCATGAGATCCACATTTCTGCCCACGAAACTCGGTGACTCCCAGAAAGAAAACTATAAAcaacatttaatttcataatttaatcatttaatgttaaaatttaattttaatactattaatattatttgatcagttattaattttatttttgatcatCTATAAATCTTtcatagataaatttataaattaacaaaattaattttgatcgaattgtgtatatttcatgaaattgattttaaatcaatGGTAACTGATAAAATCATtgcttgtaatattaatttgtatgaaATAAAGAGCATAATTCGATATGCATACTTTACTtgatctatatatacatatctataatatagaTCTGACGAAAAAGATTTACTTACCCCATTAAGGACTAAATCTTCTAGCTCGCGTAAAATTTTGACCTGCGGCTCTGTAGTTGGAATAATCCGAAAAACTTTGTAATTATTGAATGTAGCTCTCTGGGCAACCGCCAGACCCAGGAACGTGCACAACACTACTGCCTTCCACATAATGGCTCTAAAAAACAGTTTCTCTTAAATAGATAAGTAAAATGGCTCTTTAttcttaaaactaaaaaataagttaGGCTATAGAAAGCAAcaaaaatagttaataaataattcggtTACAAAAACGAATTCAGTTCCGAAACGAATCCCTTAGTATAAAAGAACGGATATACTacaatttaaagtatttatacaatcgaaaaaataaatacaaataaaaacgaGTCCGAAATGTTCGCTTTTATTTAACccttatttattaacttttttttttgctctctatagcctacttattttttagttttcagtttcttttattttaatgcaaaataaatttttatgaaaaatttcttaattataatgtaacacGCAGTTTTTGAAAActgaagaaaatttaatcgttgATGATTATTACTGCTATcaattagttatttaatttttgtattaatttaattgaggATACTTCTTTTTCCAAAAGAAAACTTACCTTGTGCAAGGCAGGAGTACTTATGATCGTCGCTGATGTTTCGTTCATAGTATTTAAACACTGGATGCACACGGCACCAAACAATCGAGACAACaggagatttttaaaaaatcatgtcGATCAATCAAAGATTATGTTTACTTTACGTGGGTTTTACCACTCATCTATCGGATTaactttaaaagaattttgtgTTATCGCATCAATCCTGTATAGCTTGACAGCACTCGACGAATATCGCGATTTCACAATTAGTCTAATATCTTTATTGAATGTTTAAACACATATTCACGtactcttttataatttggatctaaatatttgcatatttagtGCGTAcgtattttgcaaattatttttaaaaatgaaaaaagttagTTTTGTCTcatatagttaaaatataatttttttttaatattataaaaaaatatttaaatatacctaatttaaaaagaaaacaattcgTCTAAAATATGGATTATCCAAATTTCTGCTTCAGTAAGTACAAAGTGTAATACATTATaacatagatttaaaaaaaactatataatttgctTTCAACGATGATTTAATCGTATTCAATTGCAGTATACGTGTGTaagataaatgtaataaaatctaaCATTACTAtcaatcataaataatcattaaatatttgctgTTATATTCGTGCAcgttatcatatatatataaaatattatgtaaaataatttgacttcttgataaacaattttatcatatttttctacaaataatgtacttcttttatatttaagtaaatcaCAAATGGCCATTAATCTATATTTGGATTTTCTTAagcataaaacaatttaattttgttttattaagagcaaaaattgtactttaaaattttattaattattatatatatttatataatctgctTTTGTTCTATtcaaatgcataaaaatactataataacgATTAATTGGGAAAGTTCACTTCAATGCTTTTGCGTATAACAATCTATTGTATAAATACGCGCGCATAATCGTCGTAACGAATTTTTAACCGAATTTCCACTGTgcttaattcatatatatatgttagtaTATTTcgtcatgtatatttatatatatttatcaaatgcatcaattttattgtcttattataaatgttttatcaattaattattgcataattGATACCGTTTTTAATCAAGTTCGGTGGCTAATctgtgtaaataattaaaaccgATAAGATTGTCTCGTTACCTCattatagattaaaatcaaaacaGAACTCTCTTAGACATCTAGATATATTGCAAGAATGTCATATATCTTGTCCGATACACCGATTATAATATCACGAGTGTTTTATCATTATCCGCATGATTTACGTTTCtgtgtttctttaaaaatactggattatgatttttatcttataaacaaTTGGCATGTTTCAACATTGCAATGGATTGCAATGGAatcaataatcaatattatgcaattgttcgcggaaaataaaaaataaaaataaaattcataacttttttcaatttaatgacTTAGATACTAAATTTTCTGTACAAATTAACTtgtaaattcatataatagaaaataaaaatttgtatttatacttGCTTAAGTAACAATATTTCGCCGGATGCCACCTGTCTTCATGAAACacgtttgaaaatatttccgaTGTTCTGCCTTTCGACTTTTATACGCGCCGTTTTTCTAGGATCATAATACACGTGAGATACATGCAAAGTAACAGAATATATGCGTTAATTtgcatatgcaaaataaatttttttctggaCAGTCGGCTAGCTTTGTGAATAGTCAGCATACTCTAGGGTGTCCCACATTCATCGTTTACCTTGATAACATGCGGGTTCTTATCATACATCTGCAGACGTATACTGCAGATATTGTGcgtcttttaaaaatgaagcAAAACTTGTAATTGAAACATTCGATTAGATTAAGTAGACCTATTTTTtcagtttaaaataatctgtaCACGTTTTGTATTtgttatgatatatttattaacaatgtttTACAAGATCTTATTCATGCCGCACGcacgaatatatctataaatttaggGTGTCCAGTagtctcattgtcagtaaaaaaaattagacttTTCTAGGTTTCCCAAAACGTGGAATTTTTCTCTGACTTTTTAGCattacttttttcaaaatgcaGAATTTGCGTACATCTGTATGgtaagttaaatattaaatcacgagttaatattaagaataaatggGTTCAAGCTTATATCATCTATATTATGTACGGTAATCGAAACGAATGTGTCACTACAAAGAATTCAGAATGCATATATATCAACTAATAATTGCTTAAGTCAATATGATTTTTCAACGTAAGACTTGTAGTATCAGGTATTAACAATCGaacaaataattacttttacacttattttatgttaaatatattttaatatatttaatgctgtatatataatatctaacatCATAACAAAACTTTTGaaagtattttaatcaaattaaataaacaaataaaataaaattgaaataaaatttttaaacaattgtattaatatgttatgttatgttaataaatctaatatgatatattaatatgctattaatatgttatttttctttagtcaggaagacatttaatattactatcaatattttttaatccaaattaaagaaattcaaataaaatttcaaataaacacAGTATGGAATCTATCAATATAGAATTACCGAACGTGTCTATAGATGAaccgatttttattttttagaaatttttaagttattgagaaaaaaatgtggacTGATGTGAAAAAATCCAGATAAAGCATGACTATTTCTGactattttttgacattttcaaataaaatcctCTGACAATTCCCGGTTTACCAGATTTTCCTGACCACTAAACACCCTAATAAGTCTATATAATAAcaactaaaaatttacatatttatttatgtaatatatatatatatatatatatatatatatatatatatatatatatatgtaaatatatatacacatatacgcaTTTCTTTAGAATTATTCAGAAAAACCGGCTTCTATACAAATTATCGACATTATGATCCTCCGAAATGTACGCATTATGCGCGCGCAATACGCCTTTATTAGGAACGTTTTAATCTACATCTTCAAAATTACGTCTAAAAAGTTGCAGCATCGTAGAAAACGTACACAGCATTCACAATTCTGATTCTTTTGTCGCTTACAACATTCTTCTGTCAGCATAACAGTATaaacttacaaattaattgttttaattaaggTATTTGTATGAtcaaatcaaaaattttctataatgaataaattaaaaacaccaataattatggaaaattaagaaatcaaCGTTATGGAAaacgttatatacatatacacatgtcATACACagtatactatattatacatataaaatgtatatatagtatatgaaaaataattgatatttttataaatcactaTTTTTCCGAGAAAATATGGCAAACAGATCATATACTGATTTTTCTTGTTTCACGTtaaattatgcttttataaaaaacaaaatattattaaaaataattaaaataagtacaCTGAAGTATATATAGAGATACCTCAGAACATAAAATCTATACCAAAAGATTTTTTCGTgaagaaacatatctctaatcaacttaaaattaatataaattgtaattaacaaATACATTGAATCCAATTGATTAGCTaatcaattgataaatatttcatatagcatcaaatatttttcggcAGATAAAGAGtagtttttctttaatcaattcttattgcaattattcgaaataaccgTATACATCagtaaaattatagtttattatatacgatACGTATCTTGTGTACGCGTacacaatatgtataattgtataccAGCTTAATCAAAATTTCAGGCTACATCACAGTCTGCagtttgttaataaattctcaaataatcaaaattgaaaaaaaatacctaCCTTTCCTAGACCACgttctaaatatattctataatgaattaggaaaataaaaaaaaagtaatttgctaatattaaaaaatatataaagaagaaggaaagataaaaatattaattttttgtacactctctcccttcctccctctcccctcccccttgtactgtataatatacatatatatattgtatttctttttagaaaaggaaaaaaattataattatatatttattattattattattatacatattatatcatcatatatcgttatttaatataaatatgtcaaataattacgttaattataaacatgtcaaataatttttatgaatagatTTAGAATACGTGTTCTAGGATATATTCAAGGATTGTAAGTTATATGttgcttattaatatatcaaaaatgcTTCCtcacaaattaaaatgcttttgctattattttgatgttatTTGTAGCATAACTAACGAGAAGATGAAATATACTTTGTAATACAAAATCCAATATTACAAACAATCACAATCCAATCATCTAGACGCAATGCTTCGTTATAAAATCATTCATTctttcgaaatttatttttttgttttgttttattcagTTTGAATAAACCCTGTGAAAATGTTTTCGCTAAAAACACGTAGTGAATAATCTTCTAGGCTGATGTTaaaaaagatgttaaaaaaaacctcatttgtcaaatttgtataattaatttgatatgtaATGCAATTACAGCACAaagaagattattaatattatttctggcCAAATTAGTATATCTCATCCGACTAATAACTAACTGTTTCTCATATTTGCAGAGAATATTTCTTCAACATTTGTCCTAACTTCAAATGCAGATCTAGCTTTTCCATTAAAGCATTCTTTGCGACTTGCAGTCAAAAAATCTTTCTGAGTTTCctagagaaaaaaacaattaaatttagccTACTagaaataaacagaaaaattacTAAGCACATATGTTgctatattacaaattatttacattacaaatACATCACAATACGCTAGATTACAAATTACCCAATCATTTCCTGATAATACGCATCGATCGCGTTCTGCTATAAATGAGTGATTTCCATCCCATGAGGAAGTCTATGGCCCTGAGTGTGACTCATACTGAGTTGCCTCGTCGCCATCCCACCACCGCATTGACTGCTCCAATCCGCAATAGGTATCGGCATGCGGTAAAACTTCGATGAAGTCTTGTTAAATATTGGCAACAACTCGTTCGCTTCGGTAGATAACGcctgaagataaaaaaatttccgtGTTTCAAATAttgcttaataataatataaaactgtaaCAAGTGCcgttaaatgtatttataaatttgtagcaTTACCTTCAAATAGATAATAGCGTCTGTTCCGTAACCCTCACAACTAAGCAGCACGATGTCACCGTGCAAATATCTAGCGTAGAGCCGAGACAATGGCAAACCGTAACCATATCCTGCTAGAGGTACCGTATGAGCATTATCCGATTTACTCGGTTGTGGAGCGGTGCTGTacatatacttaaataaatgGTCCGTTTGTGAACGAGGAATGCCGCCACCCCTGTCGGATAtctaaagaaaacaaataaattataaattaataattattttttatagcctCTCTAATCATGCATTATTTTAGAAATCGAAGTTTCCATCGTACCTTCACACAAATATCCTCTTTACCGCGCACCAACAGAACTTCGAGCGATGGATAATTATCCGAATCTGATCCATGGTGCTCCATCACAGCTCGCATGCTGTTCTTAAAGAGCTCGAAtaacatatgatataaatgacTCGGcacataaataattctaatttcaCTACTGCGTTCAAGCTCTGaaaaaacaacaaataattttgtaactagAACTCggtcaatattattttttctatagctttaattaattcttaattgcataatttgacaaaaatcgtgcgtatagatataattctctctttttctttttatacacataattaatatatatatgtataaagataaaagaaatagatgaaaataacaatttataatataaactctacagaaaaatcatttatattattctaaattatttactaatattaatacagtCAACAGTGTTTAAACTTGCCATTATGTTGCTTGACTATTAATTCCGGACTAGCCAGATAATATTGATCGCACAAAAATCGTGCGTTCTCGTAAGCGTCCTTAATGACGCCAATCACGTCACAGGACGGATCTATACATCCTACGTGTCTACTGTGCCCGTTCAACTGCCCACCAAAAAGGAGcgctaaaagaaaaacaaacattaacagcaaaatattgataactaattttacttaatttatacttaaaatcgttaaattacttaatttcattgaaataatCGATACATACTGTGCTGATTAATTAGCATACGAATGGAAATGCGGGACATCAAAAAT is part of the Anoplolepis gracilipes chromosome 2, ASM4749672v1, whole genome shotgun sequence genome and harbors:
- the Pdk gene encoding pyruvate dehydrogenase (acetyl-transferring) kinase, mitochondrial, translating into MKLTRNCLSNIGKMLDFYSQFNPSPLSIKQFIDFGLSACERKSFIFLRKELPVRLANIMKEIHLLPDNLLKMPSVGIVNNLYVTSFEEIIHFEKVEVNDTTLDKFCQALIKIRNRHTDVVQTMAQGVLELKESYDVDVQTENSIQYFLDRFLMSRISIRMLINQHTLLFGGQLNGHSRHVGCIDPSCDVIGVIKDAYENARFLCDQYYLASPELIVKQHNELERSSEIRIIYVPSHLYHMLFELFKNSMRAVMEHHGSDSDNYPSLEVLLVRGKEDICVKISDRGGGIPRSQTDHLFKYMYSTAPQPSKSDNAHTVPLAGYGYGLPLSRLYARYLHGDIVLLSCEGYGTDAIIYLKALSTEANELLPIFNKTSSKFYRMPIPIADWSSQCGGGMATRQLSMSHTQGHRLPHGMEITHL